From the Anopheles merus strain MAF chromosome 2L, AmerM5.1, whole genome shotgun sequence genome, the window GATGCGCTTGCCAGTGTAACGCTGTCGGAAAACCTGCTCACCACAGTCAGCATGGAGCTGTTCAATGTGCTAGTGCGGATGGATGGTTTGTATCTGCAGAACAACCGAATAAGAACGCTTGCCGGACAGTTGATACACGGTGCACTGGCCGAGCTACGGATGGACGGAAACAAGCTATCGAGTGTAGATCTGTGCGGATGGTCCGTACCGTCGCTGGCCAGCCTTATGTTAGATCGCAACAATCTAACGGCCGTGCCGCAGTGTGTCAATAATTTCACAAACACCTCCCTGCTTACCATGCGCTCTAATCGACTGTCCAACTTTACCATCGAGAGTGTGGCCGGTATGAGCAGTTTGCGTAAGTTAGATTTATCGTGCAATACGCTGAAGACGGTTATGTTGAGTACGGCACATTTTCCGGCCGATCTAGAAATGCTGAATATTGATTACAACAATCTATCCGCGCTGGATCTGTCCTTTATACCGGTGCGTTCGTTGGAGGTGCACGTTTCTTATAATCTAATTTCCAGCTTCGATGCCTGCGGTGCGTCACGCAACGTTTCCCAGCTGTTAATGTACGATAATTTGATTGTCTGTGCGTGGCACACGTCCTCGGTGCGGGAGCGTGATCGGTGCAATAAGACGGACGGGTCTGTTCGTCGTTTGCATAACGAGCACCACCGTAAAGTCTGCTATGGTTAGGCGTTATCTTATCCACCGTTTGAAGGATAATAAATAGGCCTATGAGCCTATTTCAGACAGCTACCTTTTCAGCTTTCAAAACCGGAGAGACTTTACCAGTAGTTGCGATTACGTCCGGCGAATATGACAAACGATCTTAAATCTTAAATCTTAAATAGCAAGATtgataaaaccaaaaacatgAGAAATATCACAATAACGCGTAgcttaagccttctgcaagtCAGCAATCGTTCAAGCTCCTGGCATTAATAAGGATCTGTACAATTTCAGTACATCCCTAGATAAGTAATGTCGACAATGTTTCCAATGTCGACCAGCAATCTCATACATTATAACTGATCCTCATAATTGTCTTCGACTCTGTTTCATATGTGAAAAGATTGTTTCTTGATGGCTCGATCATTGAACATGTTGTATTTGAAGACTTTTAAGTTATAAAAATGCATCCTGTTTTTCTCAGTGAGGTCATTGGATCGTCACAACAGATCACAACAGACGTTGTAGATATTGTAGAAAATAGCTGGATGACCCATCGGCCGGTAGCCGATATTGAGGTGG encodes:
- the LOC121592183 gene encoding leucine-rich repeat transmembrane neuronal protein 2-like produces the protein MRRWILRMLFLLDTANRMGSMRLQCSKQYCYLYDLTTSDDTFAYQYIPQHVEVLSIENAVMEHIDHAILEGVPSFIQELIVTNSFSLRWISVPWAVKNLMITSTNLRRMDIEANSSLSYLAVSVCDLVKVPDSIKHARGLEWLYITSCKLQGLNMASLCDNVRLGVLSLMGNKIRYVVNTSTRHCGVYDALASVTLSENLLTTVSMELFNVLVRMDGLYLQNNRIRTLAGQLIHGALAELRMDGNKLSSVDLCGWSVPSLASLMLDRNNLTAVPQCVNNFTNTSLLTMRSNRLSNFTIESVAGMSSLRKLDLSCNTLKTVMLSTAHFPADLEMLNIDYNNLSALDLSFIPVRSLEVHVSYNLISSFDACGASRNVSQLLMYDNLIVCAWHTSSVRERDRCNKTDGSVRRLHNEHHRKVCYG